Proteins from a single region of Methanoculleus horonobensis:
- a CDS encoding HEAT repeat domain-containing protein produces MERSVKHLMEDREKRREENIGKYIEQLSDESTPYRLRAAEALGMCADPRAVEPLIAALADRENEVRWVAAQALGRLRDARAVEPLLALLGDRDRWARRGAAWSLGEIGDPRAVEPLLVLLGDNKKDVRAAAAEALGKLRDRRAAGTLSTALEGEEEPEVRTAIRRALREITGEAGF; encoded by the coding sequence ATGGAGCGCTCGGTAAAGCATCTGATGGAGGATAGGGAGAAGCGGCGCGAGGAGAACATCGGCAAGTACATCGAGCAACTCTCGGACGAGAGCACACCCTACCGGCTGCGGGCGGCCGAGGCGCTCGGGATGTGCGCCGACCCCCGCGCAGTCGAGCCGCTGATTGCCGCTCTTGCAGACCGCGAGAACGAGGTCAGATGGGTCGCCGCGCAGGCGCTCGGGAGACTGCGCGACGCGCGGGCGGTCGAACCGCTCCTCGCTCTCCTCGGCGACCGCGACCGGTGGGCGCGGCGCGGTGCTGCCTGGTCGCTCGGCGAGATCGGCGATCCGCGTGCGGTCGAGCCCCTCCTCGTCCTTCTCGGCGACAACAAGAAAGACGTCAGGGCTGCCGCTGCCGAGGCGCTCGGGAAACTCCGCGACCGGCGGGCGGCAGGCACCCTCTCCACCGCGCTCGAGGGCGAGGAGGAGCCCGAGGTCCGGACGGCGATCCGCCGGGCGCTGCGCGAGATCACCGGCGAGGCGGGATTTTGA